Proteins encoded together in one Falco peregrinus isolate bFalPer1 chromosome 2, bFalPer1.pri, whole genome shotgun sequence window:
- the REEP1 gene encoding receptor expression-enhancing protein 1 isoform X13, with protein sequence MQRFPFYYELKIAFVAWLLSPYTKGSSLLYRKFVHPTLSSKEKEIDDCLVQAKDRSYDALVHFGKRGLNVAATAAVMAASKVSQLLHLHLYLDQEKGQGQGALSERLRSFSMQDLSTIRGDSSSTVPPSVTVRTSSKQSQPKTSRSASEGTGSSGASTPTHFPASSIHTSLLQFSASAALGVTA encoded by the exons ATGCAAAG gttTCCATTCTACTATGAACTCAAAATAGCTTTTGTAGCTTGGCTGCTGTCTCCATACACAAAAGGCTCCAGCCTCCTGTACAGGAAATTTGTTCATCCAACACtgtcttcaaaagaaaag GAGATCGATGACTGCCTCGTCCAGGCAAAAGACCGGAGCTATGATGCCCTTGTGCACTTTGGGAAGCGGGGGCTGAACGTCGCAGCCACGGCAGCCGTCATGGCAGCTTCAAAG GTCTCTCAGCTACTTCATTTACACTTGTATTTGGACCAGGAAAAAGGGCAG GGACAGGGGGCCCTGTCTGAAAGATTGAGGAGCTTTAGCATGCAGGATCTCTCGACGATTCgtggagacagcagcagcactgttcCTCCTTCAGTCACTGTACGAACAAGTAGCAAACAGAGCCAGCCAAAAACATCCAGAAGTGCATCGGAAGGCACTGGCAGCTCAG GTGCTTCCACCCCCACCCATTTCCCTGCATCCTCGATCCATACCAGTCTATTACAGTTCTCTGCAAGTGCAGCTCTCGGAGTCACTGCCTGA